The Octopus sinensis linkage group LG18, ASM634580v1, whole genome shotgun sequence genome segment TTGGAAACTGCATGTTTGTGGGTTCCTAAATTAAACATTTCTAGACCAGTGTATTGGAAGGGATGGCCTAATTCCCTGGCCACCTTGTCCTCAGATATCACTTCCCTGGAATTTTTATGGGGTTATGTATTGAATAAAGATACAGGATCACCGATGCCATTACCACCATTGATGATGCTATGCTAAGGTAAACATGGCAAGAAATTGATTACCATCTTGATGTGCTTCTTACAACTAATAGCACccatatagagatatattaaaTGAGGCAAAACAAACTTCAATATCTTTCCCTTAATTTGTAATCATTTCCAcagatttatctatttatttgctcttgtaataaatttttgaaattatagagactttatggacaccttgtatatatatgtgtatatgtgtgtgtatgtgtgtattcatatatatgtatgggtatataaaatgcaaataagtaacaagaatgTCCAGCTATCAATGCATTATGGTCATTTCAAGCGGTTCCATTTAATCAgccaatgaaaacattacatcagtttGAAAGAAACCTCTTTCCTCAGTTGCAGATGACCATATAGGTTTCTAGTACTGATATAAATTTACTATAAATACTAGAAATGGTTTATCCTttaatttggaaatatatatggTCATCTGCAACTGAGGAGAGTGGTTTCTTCCAAATTggtgtaatgttttcattgatcaattaaatggaaCCGCTAAAAAAAAGCTGTAATGCATTGATATCTGGACGTCCATGTTGCTTATTTGCATTTTGTTCACCTGACTTTGAGCTGCATGGACTATACCAAACTGGCTTGATgcttcaatttaagtacctaattcaactgaaacttatatgcgtgtgtgtgtattctgttatGTGTTTCAGCcctgaggctgtggccatgctggagcatcgacaGTGTAATCATCCTTAAACTGGTCAATTCTATGTGATTGGATTTTGGTGAAGGAGGAAGTTTGACtctgctgccctcttttgagtttcctgcctGGATATagtacatccacatttgagcgattaattgtttcaacacccagtcataatgttgcaAAAGCtgtgtaaggcagcttcttcctgacaatgcgttccatgactttgctgatatgGGAAGTTAGAGATACAGGtcaataatttttagcatctactctgctacctcccttatggatagcgCATATTATACTTTCCTTTAATTCTTTTGGGAAGTCTCTCAGTCATGaagaagctctgaaagagaatcTAAAGCAGTTTTGCTAGAGCTCCTTTGCATTTCtttaggaggattgctgggaatccattaGGCCCTGTGACTGAGTTTGAGCTAATATCATcagtttcctcctctctctctctctctctctctctctctctctctctatatatatatatatatatatatattatatatatatatatatatatatatatatgtatgtgtgtatataaattatatatatatatatacacacacacacgcatgcatatattggtacaaAACACCACCAAcagtaagcaacatgaaatacaaaaacaaatgtgtTCAATATACAAACAACGGGAGAAACATATGGAAAACAGGACAGGTAACTTAAAGAACAActtttcatcagttgttggctgtctatctactcctcattttgagcattgaacgacaatatatatggctcatctggaaaagttccTTGGACCCTGCTACTTGTTTAAATTCAAGAACTCAACTTTTTGGATCATGTCTATGTTATGGTTTTGAGATCATGGCCAGAATCCACATTTCTACTATGTTCCTGCACAAGCTTTTCCATGTTTTAACttccattaattttttattttttatatatattttttcgttttttcccttttcctttttaatggtgtgagtgtgtacatgtgtgtgtgtatgtatatgtatgtatatatcttatatgtgtgtgtatgagtatatgtatgtacaactgTGTCCGGTGCATATGTGCAACTTTTATGTACATGCCTCTTCATTTATACAGATACATTCACAAtcctgcatatatacaaacatatatatcatcatcatcatcacgttaaacaatgatgatgatgatgatgatgatgatgatatatatgtttgtatatatgcaggattgtgaatgtatgtctgtatatatatacatataaatgtctgaatatatatgcattatgttatgtgtatgcatgtaagcacctatatgtatatgaggatgaggttgcatacatatatacatacatacatacatacatacatatatatatactagcattaaagacccgtcgttgccgggtcatagtgctagtgcatgtatatatgtgtatatatatgtgtacatattacatgtacatctatatatatatacatctacacataaaatacaaaatacaaagttatatcttgatatcgctagtgataacaacactcaaaatatataacagactggaattgttagcccgtctcttgtaatttcgatcaattgtatcgtGTCCTCCtttttgtatagaagtgtggctacaatccagcctacctctacttctggggggggggggggttaaatttttttccggcacgtcctatctactcctcatataaaggtaaaaataaaatatttccactttgcaagttcgagtcgagtactcccttgcacactccgttgactcgaaccttgcttctattgtggcaaatttaccgcctctgattagatacctttcatagtcgcaccaagacacttttcgaaggtgctttcctccatgtgttcaaatcttcttttttctctacattgtatactttatagacaatagtcttttctttaatttaattttttattatccatctggactattccatttctgcacactaattttatttttaatttattcccattcatgtgaaaccacttattcaagttcaagtcattgatgcaattttataccaattgctatttttacttttgatatgttacgattatattatactttagtttgattttaattattacttactacatataattcaattgttattattatttttactgttaaagtgaaagtatctgacataaaatagagaaacgtttttgtttcacttttaacacgtaatactgaaatagtggagaagatatgatgttGCTATGGGCTCGATCTagacaagaagttaaacattttttttgcccatgaaactatgtggaccctaagtaaggcatgtgtaaaatttgaatggaattggttgtgtagtatTCAAGTTTTAGAgaatcatagtggagaagatataatattgctgtgggctcgccctaggcaaaaggttgccgatgacactccccggaccctaagtaaggcatgtgtaaagttttaatgaaattggttgtgtagttctcaagttttagggaaacacacagacagacagacacacattctcagttttatatatataatatatggaataGAATGGGAACAAAATTTATTCCTATTAGAAGCATTGATATGAAAAATGCAAATCCTAATTTTCAGATGAAAAAGTTTTGTACACTACATTTTGTACACTACATTTTGATTGGTTTGATTTCTAGTTCTCATCAGATGATTAATTTCTGGATTTGTGGTACAAATCCAGTTTTGTACTATGTACATATTCAGGAATAAGACAATGATAAGCAGGTAACAAACTGATCAAAACATtgcataaatgtaaatacattatcCATACAACtttaaaataaggtgataaaatcaaaataagcaacagaatatctagaagtgatgcagtacgaccgatTTAAGTGGctcaatttaattgaacaatgcaatcattacatcaatttaaatgcagggcttcctcagctgcataaataaataaatagaattttaaaaatcagttggtcacatttgtataatttttactTAAATCCTCTAAGAGGGTAAGAAGACAGACAAAGTCCATGCTGTTGTCACTTCAGCTTAGACAACAGGAAAAAACCTgtttaggttatatatatatatatatacacatatatacacgatgagcttctttcagtttctgtctaccaaatccactcacaaggctttggttggcccgaggctataggagaaaacacttacccatgcattgggactgaaccaggaaccatgtggttgataagcaagctacttaccacaaagccattcccgcgcatatatttattataatctaAGAGGTATATTATAAGTTAAGTTCCCAGTGCTATTATATACAAGCTAATATAAATTTCTAGGGGTACAAAATTAGGTTTACTTACATAAAgtctattataaaaataataatatgatcagTAGAATAGAACACCATAGAAAGGAATAAATAGTTTAATCACTAAAACCATGATGAAGCATATATACCTTATTATCAACAATAGGAAGGAAGATTATATAGAATTTGTTTAATAATTCTATCAttatacttaattatttacttattaggtGGTATCTATAAAGACTGATCACTGGTATTTACTAAAGGAATATTGGGGTGATAGAACATgctaactatatatttattataatctaAGAGGTATAATATAAGTTGTAAAGTTTCCAGTGCTAATACATACATGATAATATAGTTTCCTAGGGGTACAAAATAGGAGGACTACTTACATAAAggcctttataaaaataataatatgatcagAAGggtggaacactatagaaaggaatAAATAGTTTAATTACTAAAACCATGATGAAGTTAGACTAACTAGGTAGGAATATTCATAGAATAGTATACTAACTTACTATACTATATAGCTTATACTATATGTAATGTACTTTAATTCTTCATGTAACTGAATATcacctgatttatatatatataatcaaaataagcaacaaggatatccagaggtaatgcagtacgatcgtttcatgtgactccatttaattaaacaatgcaaacatcacatcaatttaaaatgtagagcaattttcagctgcacaaaaatatagaatttaattaaattcgaaggactcattagcataattttatccaaaatctcCAAAAGGAttaggagatagacaaagaacatgttttaccaacaacatcacagttgtaactgaaatttaaaaaaaagaaggcacTGCTTTTCACTGattatttgttatttagatttaattatggggggggggcagttttaatttataggctAATTTATCAAATCTGAGAGAAGACAGAGGGTAGTATCATTTTGGGGGTAGGGCAAAGTAGATAGACAATTTAAGTGGCATAGtcataaatcaagatttatttgaagcaaagccATTTGGCTCAGTAAGAAGATATTTCAAACAAGATGTTGGCTGCTATTAAGTAGACCAATGCTAATGGGacaggggaagtcttatcatACAGTAGTACATTTACCTACTATAAAACAAtgttgttatttgtatatatacagataaattttAGAGTTAATCTAAAGAATACTATGtggatatgtgtacatacatatatgtttgtgtgtgtgtgtgtatgtgcatgtacatatatatgtttgtgtgagtgtgtatgtacatgaacaCAAGAGGTTTATGTCAATGCATTGTGAGAATATGCTTgcgtttattttatctttttcttttttttcttttcctacctGTTAGAGTAACTTACCTTTTATTCAACAGTTATTCATAGTgtctgttgccattaatagcTGATGAGAATGTATTGTAGTTCTTCGCTCCGGCCTTcaaaactccgagtactataaagacaaccttttactgtttcttttattGTGGGCAggtatatagttgtatgtgtgggtgtgtggatgtgcTGATATGGttttgtatgcatgtctgtattgaTGCGAGAATGCGTATCAGTACACaggtgcacaaacacatatatgagcgaacatgtgtgcatgcacacccacatacatgcatacacatgtacacacacacacatgcaagtgcgTGTggatacatgagtatatatgcacataacaaGCATTGGGGATTAGTAAGCATTGGGAATTGGTAAGCATTGGAGATTGGTAAGCATTGGGAACTGGTAATTTGCAGTCTTGCTCATGGGGTTGGTTGCTGACAGTGATCTTGGTGCAGAGTAGCAGCTAAGGTGGTATATCTGGGTAGTGGGCAGTCAGAAGCTTGAAATTAGCCTGAAGGGCATACATCTAGTGACAGCAATAAGATAAATTGTATTTCTTGTTGATGGATACTGTGGGTTGGAGGATATGCAGTTTTTTGCAGAGGCAGAGCTGGCAGCTGAGGGTGCCAAGTGAATATAGTGGCACTCTGCCAACAATAGTCCACTTGATGCTGGATGTTTCATCTTAGAGGTCATGGAGTCTCCAGAGAAAATGAGATAGGGAAGTAGAATTTTCTCTGTCCCTGGATCTGAATGAGTTGCATATGCTCGGAGTATCTTCCCTTGAAGTCATTGACTGTAATACCCGTATAGTGCCTGGTAATGCCATTGGATGGTGTAAAGATGGCCCTGTATACTACGACACTTGAGAGGCAGGATCCATCTAAAGGACTCATGGTGGGGTTTCAGCAGCTGCAGGTTGGGGCGATGTTGTCTAAGCATAAGTAGTTCATCTTGACATTATGGAGGTTGAAGTATTTGTAACATTTGTGACCTCTGGGGGAGTGTTCCTTAATTAATGATAGGAAACTTCTAGCTACATTGGTGGAAACTTCTAGGTTAAAAAGGGGGTTATACTATATAATTATCCTTTTGGGGTGAGGAGAGGGTGTTTGGGGGTTGTCCACATAAGTGAGCTTCTCAGTAAACTCGCTCTTAGCCAAAGCATCGTTGTAGTGTGGGGTGGCCCTGTTAAAGATATTTCTATTGGCCGAGAGATTAGATAGTCATTTGCTTATGCCTGAAACCAGTTTGTATGGCTTGAGATAGCCAAGCCATCATCCCTAAAGAGGGCCAACCTATGTGGATGGGTATATCTCTCGTGGGTATCCAAGATGTATAACCTGACAAGGTCGGCAATTTCAGCCCTGTCAAAGTTCCCCATAGGAACATCAAACAATGGATTGCCTTCTTTCTTCACGCGAAAGGAATCATCATGGACCAGAATTGACTTTCAGGCATTCATGATAATTCTGATATCAAGATCACTAATGCTGGGATATAGCGCAGCAAAATTTAGGGCCTTCTGAAATAGGTGCTTAGATATGGAAGGGTAGAAGTCGACAATGTCGGACTGGGTAAATCTGCAGACTGATTTATTCTCAGTACCacagaatcaatcaatcaaggcTGCACTGGagttccattgagtcaaccttaTAGACCTTCTGATATCAGAGTTGATAGTATCGAGAATACATTTGCTAATGATACCTATCTCACCCTTAGACGGGTTGATCAGCCTGCATTTGGGATTGGAGAGGAAGTTGGGCTTATGGTTTAGTGTCTTTCAGAGCAAAATCTTTGAAGCCTGTTCACATGCTTTACTGTCTCTGATTATCACTCATTCCCATTCTGCTTGTTGCTTTACTCTTCTTTCCCCCAAGCATTACCGACAGGACATACattgcattttattatatttaagacacacacatacacacacactcgtgtgtgtgtgtgtgtatatatatgtgtgtgtgtgtttatgtatatatatatgtatgtgtgtgtcatcatcattatcatttgatgTCCGCCTTCCaagctggcataagttggatagtttgactaaagactgacaagccaggaggctgcaccaggccccaatctgatcaggcaaggtttctactgctggatgcccttcctaatgccaaccactccaagaatgtaatgggtgctttttacgtgccaccagcattgggGCCAGCcaagtggtactggcatcgaccatgcttgaatggtgctttttatgtgccactggcatgagtgccagtcagacagtactggcatcagccacgacagtgattttacttgactcaataggtcttctcaagcacagcacattgccTGATGATTGAAGGGAACACTTAAATGGGCtgattatgtgacactggcataggccatagctatgatttcacttagcttgctaggtcttctcaagcacagcatatcttcaacggtctcggtcactagccattgcttcagtgaggcccaacgttcaaaagtCATGTTTTACCACCTCATTCCAGGTCTtccttggtgtgtatatatatctcaggtctttcttgtgtgtgtgtatgtatgtgtgtatatatatatatatatatatatatatatatcatcagcaaaTCATATATCcaaaagagaagcacactctaagttatagagaaGTAATTAGATAAAGATAGCTACGGCCAGTCTATTGGGTTACCCTTAGATCGCTATCCATCATTAATGTCACTGGCTTGTAGGTCCAGGACTTCAGTAGGCATCTCCTGAAGTATAAGCAGAGTTTGAGTGCTGCTACTCTTGAATTTAAGGTGTTCCCTGGGTCGAGGgagtttttttaatattctcactCGTTCAGCTATGCAACTGAAAATTTACCTCAATtttcctttattaataccagtaaataccaattaatcaataattataaatatatgttaagttagtatttaaatatataaatattgaactatttctatattttctgtccctctattgtgtaaaattttgatatatactgaaagtattcataaatattcTTCTTAGTATTCTTTAGATTAACTCTaaaatttatctgtatatatacaaataacaacaTTGTTTTATAGTAGGTAAATGTACTACTGTatgataagacttcccctgtCCCATTAGCATTGGTCTACTTAATAGCAGCCAACATCTTGTTTGAAATATCTTCTTACTGAGCCAAATggctttgcttcaaataaatcttgatttatgaCTATGCCACTTAAATTGTCTATCTACTTTGCCCTACCCCCAAAATGATACTACCCTCTGTCTTCTCTCAGATTTGATAAATTagcctataaattaaaactgcccccccccccataattaaatctaaataacaaataatCAGTGAAAAGCctgccttcttttttttaaatttcagttacaactgtgatgttgttggtaaaacatgttctttgtctatctcctaaTCCTTTGgagattttggataaaattatgctaatgagtccttcgaatttaattaaattctatatttttgtgcagctgaaaattgctctacattttaaattgatgtgatgtttgcattgtttaattaaatggagtcacatgaaacgatcgtactgcattacctctggatatccttgttgcttattttgattatatatatataaatcaggtgATATTCAGTTACATGAAGAATTAAAGTACATTACATATAGTATAAGCTATATAGTATAGTAAGTTAGTATACTATTCTATGAATATTCCTACCTAGTTAGTCTAACTTCATCATGGTTTTAGTAATTAAACTATTTattcctttctatagtgttccaccCTTctgatcatattattatttttataaaggccTTTATGTAAGTAGTCCTCCTATTTTGTACCCCTAGGAAACTATATTATCATGTATGTATTAGCACTGGAAACTTTACAACTTATATATACCTCTtagattataataaatatatagttagcATGTTCTATCACCCCAATATTCCTTTAGTAAATACCAGTGATCAGTCTTTATAGATACCacctaataagtaaataattaagtataatgatagaatattaaacaaAATTCTATATAATCTCCCTTCCTATTGTTGATAATAAGGTATATATGCTTCATCATGGTTTTAGTGATTAAACTATTTATTCCTTTCTATGGTGTTCTATTCTACTgatcatattaatatttttataatagacTTTATGTAAGTAAACCTAATTTTGTACCCCTAGAAATTTATATTAGCTTGTATATAATAGCACTGGGAACTTAACTTATAATATACCTCTtagattataataaatatatgcgcgggaatggctttgtggtaagtagcttgcttaccaaccacatggttcctggttcagtcccaatgcatgggtaagtgttttctcctatagcctcgggccaaccaaagccttgtgagtggatttggtagacagaaactgaaagaagctcatcgtgtatatatgtaatatatatatatatatatataatatatatatatatatataacctaaacAGGTTTTTTCCTGTTGTCTAAGCTGAAGTGACAACAGCATGGACTTTGTCTGTCTTCTTACCCTCTTAGAGGATTTAagtaaaaattatacaaatgtgaccaactgatttttaaaattctatttatttatttatgcagctgaggaagccctgcatttaaattgatgtaatgattgcattgttcaattaaattgagCCACTTAAatcggtcgtactgcatcacttctagatattctgttgcttattttgattttatcaccttattttaaaGTTGTATGgataatgtatttacatttatgcaATGTTTTGATCAGTTTGTTACCTGCTTATCATTGTCTTATTCCTGAATATGTACATAGTACAAAACTGGATTTGTACCACAAATCCAGAAATTAATCATCTGATGAGAACTAGAAATCAAACCAATCAAAATGTAGTGTACAAAATGTAGTGTACAAAACTTTTTCATCTGAAAATTAGGATTTGCATTTTTCATATCAATGCTTCTAATAGGAATAAATTTTGTTCCCATTCTATTCCATAGTGTTTAATAGCTTGACTTCCCACCTTATTCTGTCTTTCCTTAATATAACATTCCATCATTTCTTGTATACTGGAAGCTTGAACTTGGACGTATCCCCCAAGGTTTtgtgaatacatttgtgtgtggcAAACTGCAGTGAAGTAGACGTTTTGAATATTTCCACAATGTTTCTCTCTGGACTCTGTAATGTTTAATAGATAAGACAGATGTCAGATGAAGTGAAACACATATAACTGTTTTTATATAAACCTGAAACTATTTCTGGTTCTACAAGCCTTTCATTTTTAAAGTGTTCATATTTCAATTTTAACAAAAAccttccatcataattttatttaagaacCTTTCTGTGaagttatgttccaaataccattttaataataatgaagttatttatccctccaaattcttgattattttcaaaattaattgaaatctaTAGGCAGTGTATTCTACTAGAGGCACGATCATAAAAGAGTTAAATGTTCTAGTCAGACAGTAAAGTCCTTTCGGCAACTATGAACTTAAAATAGCATACCCATTTGtatatttcacattttttttataaggACTCTGactttgaaaaatgaaaattcaaaatttaaataattattttcacttaCATGTtacatctatttttatttacCATGTATGTGAGcgtataattttttccttttgctatgtatttttttaatgttcctttGACCACTAATGTTTATATGAGGGTTGTGGATGAAGTAATTAAAACAAACTGGAAAACATTTTTGTGCCTCTTTGAGGAAGAAACAAAACTTCTAGATGAATTAACCATGTGTAGGTTTgcgaattattttttatttcttcagtaAATTTGGTTTACAGTTTAGCTTGTGTTCATAAAATATAGCAATATTTAACTATCAAAAATTTTTGTGATCAATTTTTGCCCAAATTCTTAAtgctacttttttcttttttatttaatttcttctacAGGCTATTGAAGCTGTTATTGAATTGAAGTCATTTACCAGAGTATGATTGGAGCTATATTTGTTGCCATGTCCACTGCATTTATGTAATGAGCAATGCTCCTTCCAAGGGTATGGCCGAGGGGACATTAAAATCTGTAGGAGATGCTGAATTTGCTACCTCACCAAATGGCCATACAACTGAGTGCAGTGATACTGAAATGGAGTATAAAAGAAACTGCGTGGACCAGAAAGATGCACCAAGGAAATCACAGTCTTACAATAGATTGGGCAGCCAGTGTTACAGTAAGTTACCACTGCCATACCAAAGTGCTCTTAGTGATAATAAAACATTCAAAGACTCTATTAACCCCGATGAGGTGAATGAAGCTAACACTCTCAGTTCACCTAGCTTTAATTCTAAAGCAAATCCACAGCTATCTTACCATTTGGACTCACCACTAAGATCTTGTCAAAAACAAAGTGGTTCAAGATTTCTCCGTTGTGAACTTTGTAATAAACTGTTCTCAGAAGATGATGCTAAGAATGAAGATGCACacatttccaaaaaaaaaattactgtttgTCAGGTTTGCAACCAGAAATATTCAGTGCTAGAAGACATTGCTGACAAGAAACCTCCTCCAAAAGAGATTCTTGATAACTCATTGCTCCCTACAACTTACCCACCAAAATTAGTGTATGATAATTGTAATGACATACCCtccaaaaatattaaacaaatcaaAAATGGTTCCCAAATAGTAGTGTCTGACACTAACACAAAAACTGAACAtctattaaaaaatgtaaaacaggAGCCTGTCTctgaaaatgatggtaatttatcCACTGGTATAAAACTACCACTTAAACATAGTTTTCAATCATCTTGTTCCTTTTTTTTGACCACTAATTTAAAACCATGTATCAAACGTAATCAAGAagtgaaaaacaagaagaaagactCTGTTCCCAgtgaaaacacaaataaaaaagcTAGACTTGGAGATTCAGATCTTGCTAAAAATGTATCTGCAGATCAGGAGCAACTAGTTACTGTTGATGTAAGTAAAAATACTGTTGCTTGTTCACCTGTGTTACCAAAAGTGTATGGCACTGAGGGCTACagtcaaaattattttaaattggaGCCACCAAATGTTTCTGATTGTGCAAAGGAAGCTAAGAAAACAGTTCATATAAAATCAAAAAGCACAAACGAAACTGATTTCACATTCAAGCTTCCTTCAGTTACTTCAACTTATTCAACTggtaaaaatgttaataaaagtaAAAGTGATCCTACCTCTAATACTTATACATTTGAAGGAAGTATGATGTGGAATCCTGTGACCAATATCCCTACAACACAGGAGCAACAGAAATCTGACAAGAAAGACGGGATCTCAGAAACTAACTCCTGCCcaaaaagtgagagaaaagatGATGAAAGTACCTATAGCTGTGAAGGGAGTCTCTTTATTAAACCAGTCCTTCCAAATGAATTTGCTTTTGAAGGTACATTATACATCAAACCTGATTCACCTCATTTTCTTCAGACCACTGTCGACTCATCTCCTGCCACATCTACTGCTAGTCCAtctaatttaacaaataaaatagttAACATCCAATCAGTATTCACTAGTTCAGGTCAAGTTATCAGCAGTGTCACAGTTCCTGCAACTGATCAAAGCAGAACAATCCCCAACAATCAAAGAATGCCTACAAATGTATGCAGAACCTATGCCAGAACAACAACCACCAACAGCACTGTAGTCCCTAGAATGACAAGCAGCATCCCCACATCAATGCCAAAGGTACAGAAAATTATATCAGAAGAGAAGAAAGATCTGCCAGTTAGAAAACAAGCTCTAAATTCAGGAAGTGGAGGTGGACATACTGACTTCAGTGTTAAATCCATTCTCAGTACCCCTGATCGtagaggaacagtgggtaattcTGGGATGCCTCAGGAACAGTAAATATGAGCAGTGCTTATTGTGGCCTACTCACT includes the following:
- the LOC115221725 gene encoding uncharacterized protein LOC115221725; this translates as MSNAPSKGMAEGTLKSVGDAEFATSPNGHTTECSDTEMEYKRNCVDQKDAPRKSQSYNRLGSQCYSKLPLPYQSALSDNKTFKDSINPDEVNEANTLSSPSFNSKANPQLSYHLDSPLRSCQKQSGSRFLRCELCNKLFSEDDAKNEDAHISKKKITVCQVCNQKYSVLEDIADKKPPPKEILDNSLLPTTYPPKLVYDNCNDIPSKNIKQIKNGSQIVVSDTNTKTEHLLKNVKQEPVSENDGNLSTGIKLPLKHSFQSSCSFFLTTNLKPCIKRNQEVKNKKKDSVPSENTNKKARLGDSDLAKNVSADQEQLVTVDVSKNTVACSPVLPKVYGTEGYSQNYFKLEPPNVSDCAKEAKKTVHIKSKSTNETDFTFKLPSVTSTYSTGKNVNKSKSDPTSNTYTFEGSMMWNPVTNIPTTQEQQKSDKKDGISETNSCPKSERKDDESTYSCEGSLFIKPVLPNEFAFEGTLYIKPDSPHFLQTTVDSSPATSTASPSNLTNKIVNIQSVFTSSGQVISSVTVPATDQSRTIPNNQRMPTNVCRTYARTTTTNSTVVPRMTSSIPTSMPKVQKIISEEKKDLPVRKQALNSGSGGGHTDFSVKSILSTPDRRGTVGNSGMPQEQ